Proteins encoded in a region of the Vicia villosa cultivar HV-30 ecotype Madison, WI linkage group LG5, Vvil1.0, whole genome shotgun sequence genome:
- the LOC131602318 gene encoding wax ester synthase/diacylglycerol acyltransferase 4-like: MDKLFEEVEEPVSPHGQYFNTSVMCSYIFGFLELTTSSDVSLAIPLIKDVFLPINPRFSSIMVRHEDGKMRWQKVEVKPEEHVKIPKFPETTNSSPIELYDNHLSDYVTSILIERTPQDKPLWEIHIINYPTTNAASTIIFKLHHSLGDGYSLMAALLSCLQRADDPSLPLTFPSRPQLNSKYEDKSLFKKLCFGVSSFFSSISDFGSSIIKTRMIPDDISPIRSGYEGIESRPVILSNISFSLDQIKEIKSKLGVTINDVVCGMIFYGLRLYMEEMNEKTKTSNSTALVMLNTRNIKGYQSLKEMQKPEYKGLWGNKISFLQIPIPNPNQSGILNPLEFVWEAREVIKRKKSSFSVHLIGLLMDLEMKLRGPEAVSKIIYDTIGNTSVVISNLIGPVEKMTLANHSVNGLYFTMTGGPQDINITIVSYVKILRVTLNTLKGFIDEQKLKFSIEKAFEVIFKASMKISQISTKDYLADT; the protein is encoded by the exons ATGGACAAATTGTTTGAAGAGGTTGAAGAGCCAGTGAGTCCTCATGGACAGTATTTCAACACCTCTGTCATGTGTTCATATATCTTTGGCTTTCTGGAATTAACCACTTCATCTGATGTCTCACTAGCTATACCCTTGATCAAAGATGTCTTCCTCCCTATCAATCCACGTTTCTCCTCTATTATG GTAAGACATGAAGATGGTAAGATGAGATGGCAAAAAGTTGAAGTGAAGCCAGAAGAGCATGTAAAAATTCCTAAATTTCCTGAAACCACAAACTCATCACCAATTGAATTGTATGACAATCATCTTAGTGACTACGTTACAAGTATTTTAATTGAAAGAACACCACAAGACAAACCACTTTGGGAAATTCATATTATAAATTATCCAACAACAAATGCTGCTAGCACCATAATATTCAAACTTCATCATTCACTTGGTGATGGTTACTCTCTCATGGCTGCTCTTCTTTCTTGTCTTCAAAGAGCTGATGATCCTTCTCTTCCTCTCACTTTTCCTTCACGGCCACAACTGAATTCAAAATATGAAGATAAAAGCTTATTTAAGAAGCTGTGTTTTGGTGTAAGCTCGTTTTTTAGCTCCATATCAGATTTTGGATCAAGCATAATAAAGACCAGAATGATTCCAGATGACATATCACCTATAAGATCAGGATATGAAGGAATTGAATCTCGGCCTGTTATCTTGTCAAACATATCATTTTCGCTTGatcaaatcaaagaaatcaaatcaaaactTGGAGTG ACTATAAACGATGTGGTTTGTGGGATGATCTTCTATGGACTTAGGCTATACATGGAAGAGATGAATGAGAaaacaaaaacatcaaattcaacaGCATTGGTAATGCTCAACACAAGAAATATTAAAGGTTATCAATCATTGAAGGAAATGCAAAAGCCAGAGTACAAAGGTCTTTGGGGgaataaaatatctttcttacAAATTCCAATTCCTAATCCAAACCAATCAGGAATTCTGAACCCTCTTGAGTTTGTTTGGGAAGCTCGTGAAGTAATCAAGAGGAAGAAAAGTTCTTTCAGTGTTCATCTCATAGGTTTGCTCATGGATTTGGAGATGAAATTAAGAGGGCCTGAG GCAGTATCTAAAATAATTTATGACACAATTGGAAACACGAGTGTTGTTATCTCAAACCTAATAGGGCCAGTGGAGAAAATGACTTTGGCAAATCATTCGGTAAATGGATTGTATTTCACAATGACAGGTGGACCTCAG GATATAAACATTACAATTGTAAGCTATGTGAAAATATTAAGAGTGACCCTGAATACTCTAAAGGGATTTATAGATGAACAGAAACTAAAGTTTTCCATAGAGAAAGCATTTGAAGTTATATTTAAAGCATCTATGAAGATCTCTCAGATATCCACCAAAGATTATTTGGCAGATACATAG